The Peribacillus simplex genome contains a region encoding:
- a CDS encoding response regulator transcription factor, whose amino-acid sequence MKVLVVEDNVSLLESIRQILTDEYEVDTADNGEDGLFMAQQSIYDIIILDVMLPGIDGFEIVRKIREAKIDTSVLFLTAKDALEDRVRGLEMGGDDYLVKPFQAPELKARIRALLRRSGIITLEQHVKYRNIELLEKEKDILIDGKVIKMTLKQFELLEYLIQNNGKILTREQIFDRIWGFDSDTTIAIVEVFIHHLRKKLEPFNYHKDIQTVRGIGYMLKQP is encoded by the coding sequence ATGAAGGTTTTGGTGGTAGAAGATAATGTTTCATTATTAGAGTCGATCCGACAGATTCTGACGGATGAATATGAAGTGGATACAGCGGATAATGGGGAAGATGGGCTATTCATGGCTCAGCAAAGTATATACGATATCATCATTTTGGATGTAATGCTTCCGGGAATCGATGGATTTGAAATCGTACGGAAAATCAGGGAAGCAAAAATAGATACTAGTGTCTTGTTTTTGACGGCAAAAGATGCACTTGAGGATCGTGTCAGAGGATTGGAAATGGGTGGCGATGATTATTTAGTCAAGCCGTTTCAGGCACCGGAACTTAAGGCCAGGATTCGTGCCCTGCTTCGAAGGAGTGGCATTATAACGCTTGAGCAGCATGTGAAATACCGCAATATTGAACTGTTGGAAAAAGAAAAGGATATTTTGATTGATGGAAAGGTCATTAAAATGACTTTGAAACAGTTTGAATTACTGGAATACCTAATTCAAAATAATGGGAAAATACTGACCCGTGAGCAGATTTTCGACCGCATTTGGGGGTTTGATTCAGATACGACGATCGCCATCGTTGAAGTGTTCATCCATCACCTTAGAAAAAAATTGGAACCTTTCAATTACCATAAAGATATTCAAACCGTTCGGGGTATTGGTTATATGCTAAAACAACCATAA
- a CDS encoding ABC transporter ATP-binding protein translates to MAKPIIKIKNMSKSYELGGETVRALQDVCLTIDKGDFISIIGPSGSGKSTFMNMIGCLDKPDFGEYLLDGKEVDKMKDNELAAIRNIKIGFIFQNFNLLAKLTALENVELPLVYRGASVKERREVANACLDMVGLGDRKNHLPTQLSGGQQQRVAIARALAGNPPVLLADEPTGALDSKTSKEVLQMLKELNEKGQTIILITHDLEVAKEATRVVRIQDGQLFENGGDWIEPERIYEDGYTQYQNQ, encoded by the coding sequence ATGGCGAAACCCATCATAAAAATTAAGAACATGTCTAAATCATATGAATTAGGCGGCGAAACGGTTAGGGCACTTCAAGATGTCTGTCTTACAATCGATAAAGGCGATTTCATTTCGATCATTGGTCCTTCCGGGTCAGGGAAATCGACGTTCATGAATATGATTGGCTGCCTTGACAAGCCTGACTTTGGTGAATATCTTCTTGATGGAAAAGAAGTGGATAAGATGAAGGATAATGAGCTAGCTGCCATTCGTAATATTAAAATAGGCTTTATCTTTCAAAATTTCAACCTGTTGGCAAAACTGACAGCGTTGGAGAATGTCGAACTTCCCCTGGTTTATAGAGGGGCAAGCGTGAAGGAAAGAAGAGAAGTGGCCAATGCATGCCTTGATATGGTAGGTCTGGGTGACCGGAAGAATCATCTGCCGACCCAACTGTCGGGCGGACAGCAGCAAAGAGTTGCGATTGCAAGGGCACTTGCAGGTAACCCTCCCGTTCTATTGGCGGATGAGCCGACGGGGGCACTGGATAGTAAAACGAGTAAAGAAGTGCTGCAGATGCTGAAAGAATTGAACGAAAAGGGACAAACAATCATTCTAATAACCCATGACTTGGAAGTTGCTAAAGAAGCGACCCGTGTCGTCCGGATACAGGATGGTCAGCTATTTGAAAACGGAGGTGATTGGATTGAACCTGAGCGAATCTATGAAGATGGCTATACGCAGTATCAAAACCAATAA
- a CDS encoding efflux RND transporter periplasmic adaptor subunit, with product MKKLIMICTVLVLAIGGGAWFFMKDSAEPVIAKSVTATVEKGDLEVQISGSGSVAAINSEDITASVTGEVDEVLVEKNELVEKGDELITFTDGSDPITAPFDGTVTTMDVEEGDRVSSSEVLAHVTDYKKLKTTISVDELDVPSVKKGQTVEIKASAFEDETFTGEVTSVAKEGTYENGVSSFDVTIKIDKPGDIKIGMSTEVSILTNSVKDALYVPIEAVQMDGEEKYVNIQQSGTTDGTASTKTAVETGISNDRYIEITSGLEEGQLVSLPITINESSTGSGDDGMRGGQGGEIRMQGGSGMPSGGMPNGKGGQ from the coding sequence ATGAAAAAGTTAATAATGATATGTACGGTTTTAGTGTTGGCGATTGGGGGAGGCGCTTGGTTTTTCATGAAGGACAGTGCTGAGCCTGTCATCGCAAAGTCGGTGACCGCTACAGTTGAAAAGGGAGATCTTGAAGTTCAAATAAGCGGTTCCGGATCGGTCGCCGCAATCAATAGTGAGGACATAACTGCCTCTGTAACGGGTGAAGTGGATGAAGTCCTTGTAGAGAAGAATGAATTGGTTGAGAAAGGTGATGAACTTATTACCTTCACGGATGGAAGTGACCCGATAACGGCCCCATTCGATGGTACCGTTACAACAATGGATGTAGAAGAAGGGGATCGTGTATCAAGCAGTGAAGTGTTGGCACACGTTACGGATTATAAAAAATTGAAAACCACGATCAGTGTAGATGAATTGGATGTTCCAAGTGTTAAAAAAGGACAAACAGTTGAAATTAAGGCCAGTGCCTTTGAAGATGAAACGTTTACGGGGGAAGTGACCAGTGTAGCAAAGGAAGGTACATATGAGAATGGGGTTTCTTCATTCGATGTCACTATCAAAATTGACAAACCCGGCGATATAAAAATTGGGATGTCGACTGAAGTGAGCATTTTGACGAATAGTGTAAAAGATGCTTTATATGTTCCGATTGAAGCTGTCCAGATGGACGGTGAAGAAAAATATGTAAATATACAACAATCCGGTACAACTGATGGAACTGCCAGTACAAAGACAGCGGTTGAGACTGGGATCAGCAATGATAGGTATATTGAAATAACTTCGGGTCTTGAAGAGGGCCAGCTTGTTTCCTTGCCTATCACCATCAATGAAAGCTCGACTGGCAGTGGCGACGATGGAATGAGGGGAGGCCAAGGAGGCGAAATACGAATGCAGGGCGGCAGCGGAATGCCGAGTGGCGGGATGCCAAACGGCAAGGGAGGTCAGTAA
- a CDS encoding ABC transporter permease, with the protein MKTEVIGLNLSESMKMAIRSIKTNKVRAFLTMLGIIIGVASVIVLVSIGQGSSQSVQDEINSLGTNLITVSVTDTDSVELTDDAIEQFKELNGISEVAPVVTGRVYAKNGEASAQVSMTGATSSYLSVRDLELSQGRFLTDMETELRSKVVVLGSDTASTLFENQKAVDQNVLIGGVSYRVIGVLKSVGTSMGSSGDDVIIAPITTAERATGSTTIGTVYLKAENENIMDRAMYQVQGAMTTSFPEQSDNYSVSNQEDLMDTMSSVSDTFTLMLGGIASISLLVGGIGIMNIMLVSVSERTKEIGIRKAIGANRKSILLQFLIEAMVLSCFGGLLGVGIGLGIAKLISVFSSLSISYSWSVTLFAFLFSILIGIMFGVFPANKASKLNPIQALRHE; encoded by the coding sequence TTGAAAACGGAGGTGATTGGATTGAACCTGAGCGAATCTATGAAGATGGCTATACGCAGTATCAAAACCAATAAAGTCAGAGCATTTTTAACCATGCTTGGGATCATAATTGGAGTTGCCTCCGTAATCGTTCTGGTCTCGATCGGGCAGGGCTCCTCACAGTCCGTTCAGGATGAAATCAATAGCTTGGGAACGAACCTGATAACGGTAAGTGTCACGGATACCGACTCCGTGGAGCTGACGGATGATGCAATTGAACAGTTTAAAGAGCTGAACGGGATATCGGAAGTGGCGCCTGTGGTCACTGGACGCGTTTATGCTAAAAACGGAGAAGCTTCGGCACAGGTTTCAATGACTGGTGCAACTTCATCCTACTTATCGGTTAGGGATCTGGAGCTCAGCCAAGGCCGGTTTTTGACTGATATGGAAACGGAATTACGCTCCAAGGTCGTTGTCCTGGGGTCGGATACAGCCAGCACGCTTTTTGAAAATCAAAAAGCTGTGGACCAGAACGTGCTTATCGGCGGTGTTTCCTATCGCGTGATCGGTGTCCTGAAATCGGTAGGCACCTCAATGGGATCGAGCGGGGATGATGTAATCATTGCACCGATCACCACTGCCGAAAGGGCTACAGGCAGCACGACAATCGGAACCGTATATTTAAAAGCGGAGAACGAGAATATCATGGATAGGGCGATGTACCAGGTACAAGGTGCGATGACCACATCATTCCCAGAACAGAGTGATAACTATTCGGTGTCCAATCAAGAAGACCTGATGGATACAATGAGTTCTGTATCGGACACATTCACACTCATGCTTGGCGGTATTGCCAGTATTTCGTTACTGGTTGGCGGAATCGGGATCATGAATATCATGTTGGTTTCCGTATCAGAAAGGACGAAGGAAATCGGGATTAGAAAAGCAATTGGGGCAAATCGGAAATCGATTCTTCTTCAGTTTTTAATTGAAGCGATGGTCCTGAGCTGCTTCGGGGGATTGTTGGGGGTTGGAATTGGATTGGGAATCGCAAAATTGATTTCAGTTTTTTCAAGTTTATCGATTAGTTATTCATGGTCGGTGACATTGTTTGCCTTCTTATTCTCCATTTTAATCGGGATAATGTTTGGAGTATTTCCTGCCAATAAGGCATCCAAATTAAATCCAATCCAGGCACTGCGTCACGAATGA
- a CDS encoding NupC/NupG family nucleoside CNT transporter: protein MKFLIAILGLLIVFGLAILVSSDRKKVKIKPIILMVVIQLILTYLLLNTKFGLVIINSIADGFGKLLEWANEGITFVFGGIVNEGASPFFLNVLLPIVFISALIGILQHFKILPFIMKWIGFLLSKVNGMGKLESYNAVASAIVGQSEVFITLKKQLGAIPPSRMYTLCASAMSTVSMSIVGAYMTMIEPKYVVTAIVINMFGGFIIASIINPYTVTDEEDILPVEEGAEKQSFFEMLGEYIMDGFKVAITVAAMLIGFVALIAGINSVFDMIFGISFQDIMGYIFAPFAFIMGIPISETVTAGGIMATKLVTNEFVAMLSLGEASSALSERTIGIVSVFLVSFANFSSIGIIAGAVKGLHEKQGNVVARFGLKLLYGATLVSILSAIIVSVIL, encoded by the coding sequence ATGAAATTCCTGATTGCAATTTTAGGCCTGCTTATTGTTTTTGGACTAGCTATCTTAGTCAGCAGTGACCGGAAGAAAGTTAAAATTAAACCGATCATCCTCATGGTGGTCATTCAGCTTATTTTAACTTATTTATTATTGAACACGAAGTTTGGTTTAGTGATCATCAATTCGATTGCCGATGGTTTCGGAAAACTTTTAGAATGGGCAAATGAAGGAATCACCTTTGTATTTGGCGGGATTGTAAACGAAGGAGCTTCACCATTCTTTTTAAATGTCCTTCTTCCTATCGTATTCATCTCAGCATTAATCGGGATTTTACAACACTTCAAGATCCTTCCGTTCATCATGAAGTGGATTGGATTCCTTCTAAGTAAAGTGAATGGGATGGGTAAATTGGAATCTTACAATGCGGTTGCATCAGCAATAGTGGGCCAATCCGAGGTTTTCATAACTTTGAAAAAACAACTCGGCGCCATTCCGCCATCTCGCATGTATACGCTTTGTGCATCAGCCATGTCAACTGTATCGATGTCGATCGTCGGTGCATATATGACGATGATTGAACCAAAGTACGTTGTGACGGCAATTGTTATTAACATGTTTGGTGGATTTATCATCGCATCCATTATCAATCCTTATACCGTAACGGATGAAGAGGATATTCTCCCTGTTGAAGAAGGGGCAGAGAAGCAGTCTTTCTTCGAAATGCTTGGGGAATATATCATGGATGGGTTTAAGGTTGCTATCACTGTAGCAGCGATGTTAATTGGTTTCGTTGCGTTAATCGCAGGGATCAACAGCGTATTCGACATGATCTTCGGAATCAGTTTCCAAGACATCATGGGGTATATCTTTGCACCTTTTGCCTTTATCATGGGTATACCGATTTCAGAAACCGTGACTGCTGGCGGAATCATGGCGACGAAACTGGTAACCAATGAATTCGTTGCCATGCTGAGCCTAGGGGAAGCATCATCAGCCTTGAGCGAAAGGACGATAGGGATCGTTTCGGTTTTCTTGGTTTCATTCGCTAATTTCTCATCTATTGGAATCATTGCCGGTGCAGTCAAAGGACTTCATGAAAAACAGGGGAATGTTGTAGCCCGTTTCGGCTTGAAGCTGTTATACGGTGCGACTCTTGTCAGCATCTTATC
- a CDS encoding sensor histidine kinase produces MFQKTRLQLTLLNSIVFIVLIAILSRMIYFYTENQIYKDVNDSLNLDYSDFNNGGRPGGRPQGEFLLGPGPSVIVWGPDDTIIEPRLSVDNFIKINESEFYPERFDEIEEISVNGQTFRALSTKVDTEYGEMTVQFIRNVDTEKEMLDRLLLILFVGGGIGSLVAVGAGYLLAGRALIPVKKSWDQQQQFVSDASHEIRTPLAVIQSRADLLFQSPNATIEEKAVDISIISKEVRRLNKLVNGLLTLTRTDSNQMEVKKSNFFLDDLLMDIVEQYTDIASFQEKSIISHAPEQVVFHGDKERIHQLLVILVDNAMKFTEEGGEISLSCIKNASSIILTVEDNGKGIPQEDLPLIFNRFYQVEQSRSANEGSGLGLSIAKWIVNTHQGNIKVTSEQNERTRFEITFPRNQRKN; encoded by the coding sequence ATGTTCCAAAAAACACGGCTTCAACTAACACTATTGAATTCTATCGTCTTTATTGTTTTAATAGCCATTTTAAGCAGAATGATTTATTTCTATACGGAAAATCAAATCTATAAGGATGTCAATGATTCACTTAACCTGGATTATAGTGATTTCAATAATGGCGGCAGGCCAGGCGGACGTCCGCAAGGTGAGTTTCTCTTAGGTCCGGGGCCAAGCGTAATCGTTTGGGGACCGGATGATACGATCATTGAGCCAAGACTGAGTGTAGACAATTTTATTAAAATTAATGAATCGGAATTTTACCCTGAAAGATTTGATGAGATTGAAGAAATATCGGTAAACGGGCAAACGTTTCGTGCACTTTCCACCAAGGTCGATACGGAGTATGGAGAGATGACTGTACAATTCATCAGGAATGTGGATACAGAAAAAGAAATGCTTGATCGCTTGCTGCTCATATTGTTTGTTGGTGGAGGAATTGGAAGTCTAGTGGCGGTAGGCGCAGGCTATCTCCTGGCTGGACGGGCCCTGATTCCGGTCAAGAAATCCTGGGATCAGCAACAGCAGTTTGTCTCGGATGCTTCGCATGAAATTCGAACGCCGCTTGCCGTCATTCAATCGCGGGCTGATTTGCTATTTCAATCACCGAACGCGACAATCGAGGAAAAAGCCGTTGATATATCCATCATTTCTAAAGAAGTCCGCCGATTGAATAAGCTTGTTAACGGACTTTTGACCTTGACCAGAACGGATTCGAATCAAATGGAGGTTAAGAAATCGAACTTTTTCCTTGATGACTTACTTATGGATATCGTGGAACAGTATACGGATATAGCATCTTTTCAAGAGAAATCAATCATTAGCCATGCCCCCGAACAGGTGGTGTTTCATGGCGATAAAGAGAGAATTCATCAGCTATTGGTGATCTTGGTGGATAATGCGATGAAATTCACAGAGGAAGGCGGGGAGATTTCCCTATCCTGCATCAAGAATGCTTCATCCATCATCCTTACTGTAGAGGATAATGGAAAAGGCATTCCGCAGGAAGATCTCCCCTTGATTTTTAACCGTTTTTACCAAGTGGAGCAATCCCGTTCAGCAAATGAAGGATCCGGCTTAGGTTTATCCATAGCCAAATGGATTGTAAACACACATCAAGGGAACATCAAGGTTACAAGTGAACAGAATGAACGCACCCGTTTTGAAATCACTTTTCCGAGAAATCAAAGGAAAAATTAA